The following are encoded in a window of Lichenicola cladoniae genomic DNA:
- a CDS encoding complex I NDUFA9 subunit family protein: MATRSVATVFGGSGFLGRYIVRRLAADGHVVRVAARHTASANALRMMGRVGQVVPMFASLADEASVARALEGTDIVVNLVGILAEARRGDFRRVHEEGAGRIARLAAVAGTTRLVQMSAIGADPDSPSAYGKSKAGGEAAVRAAFPSATILRPSVVFGPEDAFFNRFGAMARLSPIMPVFSGETKLQPVYAGDVADAVRAVVQENAPGGGLYELGGPRVWSFRELLAWMLAEMHRKRPLISVPMGLARIQAALLEHVPGKPLTRDQLAMLSRDNVVAAGAADLETLGIVPTPVELVVPSYIARYRPGGGRKEELD; encoded by the coding sequence ATGGCAACCCGCAGCGTAGCGACGGTGTTCGGCGGCTCCGGCTTCCTGGGGCGCTACATCGTCCGGCGGCTGGCAGCCGATGGCCATGTGGTGCGTGTCGCCGCGCGTCACACCGCCAGTGCCAATGCATTACGGATGATGGGACGGGTCGGGCAGGTCGTGCCGATGTTCGCGTCACTTGCCGACGAGGCATCGGTGGCACGTGCACTCGAGGGCACCGATATCGTCGTCAACCTGGTCGGCATCCTGGCCGAGGCCCGCCGTGGCGACTTCCGGCGCGTGCACGAGGAAGGCGCTGGCCGGATCGCAAGGCTCGCCGCTGTCGCGGGCACGACCCGCCTGGTCCAGATGTCGGCGATCGGTGCCGATCCAGACAGTCCCAGCGCTTACGGAAAGAGCAAGGCGGGCGGCGAGGCGGCCGTGCGGGCCGCATTCCCGAGTGCCACGATCCTGCGCCCGTCGGTGGTGTTCGGTCCGGAGGACGCGTTCTTCAACCGGTTCGGCGCGATGGCCAGGTTGTCGCCGATCATGCCGGTGTTCAGCGGCGAGACGAAGTTGCAGCCGGTCTATGCAGGCGACGTCGCCGACGCGGTGCGGGCGGTGGTGCAGGAGAATGCACCGGGTGGCGGTCTGTATGAGCTCGGCGGGCCCAGGGTCTGGAGCTTCCGTGAGCTGCTGGCCTGGATGCTGGCGGAGATGCATCGCAAGCGCCCGCTGATATCGGTGCCGATGGGACTGGCCCGCATCCAGGCGGCCCTGCTGGAGCATGTGCCGGGCAAGCCATTGACCCGAGACCAGCTGGCGATGCTCTCCCGCGACAATGTCGTTGCGGCCGGAGCAGCTGACCTGGAAACGCTGGGTATCGTGCCGACACCGGTCGAGCTTGTGGTGCCGTCTTATATCGCCCGCTACCGGCCAGGCGGCGGGCGCAAGGAAGAGCTCGACTAG
- a CDS encoding class I SAM-dependent methyltransferase: protein MDVIASLADLEIKIAECNHILAHDSDDAMRRLFNSFRMDFSSEAPADPFSPAYRDFQMTLYRTIAGRSYEILNERSHFDTVGKAACPFPYYLKSSWTAGHHLLAIGYMLCKLELPPGARILEFGPGWGNTTIELARIGFDVTVIDIEPNFLDVICLRAATAGVTVTTIEDDFFHAETVEQPYDAALFFASFHHCDDHMRLLRALHRAVVPGGSVYLASEPIIAQYGTPWGVRMDGEALWAARNFGWLELGFDDVYFREALARTGWHGTFHPCGTVPWASVWHLQRLDDLPPAAAASPVEVQADPDCGAPTALAHAAPIDPVPLDTDDADWASRELEAVYRSTSWRITRPLRALRGALTRST from the coding sequence ATGGACGTCATCGCCAGCCTGGCCGATCTGGAAATCAAGATCGCCGAGTGTAACCACATCCTGGCGCATGACTCCGACGACGCGATGCGGCGGCTGTTCAACAGCTTCCGGATGGATTTTTCGAGCGAGGCGCCGGCAGATCCATTCAGCCCGGCCTATCGCGACTTCCAGATGACGCTCTACCGCACGATCGCCGGCCGGTCCTATGAAATCCTGAACGAGCGCAGCCATTTCGATACCGTCGGCAAGGCGGCCTGTCCGTTTCCGTACTACCTGAAAAGCTCCTGGACTGCCGGTCACCATCTGCTGGCGATCGGCTACATGCTCTGCAAGCTCGAGCTACCGCCGGGAGCGCGCATCCTGGAGTTCGGCCCGGGCTGGGGAAACACCACGATCGAGCTCGCGCGCATCGGCTTCGATGTGACCGTAATCGACATCGAGCCCAATTTCCTGGACGTGATCTGCCTGCGCGCGGCGACGGCCGGCGTCACCGTCACGACGATCGAGGACGACTTCTTCCATGCCGAGACGGTCGAGCAGCCGTATGACGCCGCGTTGTTCTTTGCCTCGTTCCACCACTGCGACGATCACATGCGCCTGCTGCGCGCCCTGCATCGGGCAGTGGTGCCCGGCGGATCGGTCTATCTCGCCTCGGAGCCGATCATTGCGCAGTATGGAACCCCGTGGGGCGTGCGAATGGATGGAGAGGCGCTGTGGGCTGCGCGTAATTTCGGCTGGCTTGAACTCGGCTTCGACGATGTCTACTTCCGCGAGGCGCTTGCACGGACCGGCTGGCACGGCACCTTCCATCCTTGCGGGACAGTGCCGTGGGCCTCGGTATGGCATCTGCAACGGTTGGACGACCTCCCCCCGGCAGCAGCTGCTTCCCCGGTGGAGGTCCAGGCCGACCCGGATTGCGGCGCTCCCACGGCCCTCGCCCACGCGGCACCGATCGACCCGGTTCCCCTGGACACGGACGATGCGGACTGGGCATCGCGTGAACTGGAAGCCGTCTATCGCTCGACCTCATGGCGGATCACCCGGCCGTTGCGTGCACTTCGCGGGGCACTGACCCGATCGACGTGA
- the gltB gene encoding glutamate synthase large subunit encodes MTDRIDIMDISTESGEQFVTAWAENAKILAQTYDASMEHDACGVGLVAALDGKRRRDIVEAGIAALRAVWHRGAVDADGKTGDGAGIHIEIPQDFFADAISRTGNNPDGSLIAVGQVFLPKTDLGAQERCRQIVETEILAFGYGIYGWRQVPIDTACIGEKANATRPEIEQIMIRNTRGSADVDFERDLYVIRRRIEKQVIAAQIGEFYICSLSCRSLIYKGMFLAENLTDFYPDLLDQRFVSRFAIYHQRYSTNTFPTWKLAQPFRKLAHNGEINTVSGNTNWMKSHETRLADPVLDPFMDDIKPVIQVGGSDTATLDNVFELLTFTGRDAPMAKALLVPAAIAQPGQTKPAHNAMFQYCNAVMEPWDGPAAICGTDGRWVIAGLDRNGLRPLRYTITSSQMLVVGSETGMVKIPEPDIVSRGRLGPGQTIALDLDESRLYGADELLDVLSARQDFEGWVTRINKIDRIVRSDSIEPTYWTGEELRRRQTAVGTTLEELEMILHPMVSDGSEAIGSMGDDTPLAVLSERYRGLAHYFRQAFSQVTNPPIDSLRETRVMSLVTRLGNLGNVLDEDGSQCELLQLDSPVLTSGEYEALLQFLGTSACVIDCTFPAANGEAGLREALTRIRREAEERVREGCTHVFLTDEKQGPDQAYIPMILATGAVHTHLVATSLRTFTSLNVRTAESLDVHAIAVMIGVGATTVNAYLAQESIADRHRRGLFGDIPLRTAVERYRKAIDKGLLKTMSKMGISVIASYRGGYNFEAIGLSRALVAEFFPGMQSRISGIGLSGLARNVLGFHETAWREDAVMLPVGGLYKLRRLGEVHAFDGGLIHTLQTAVANDSFTTYRRYADAVRRQPPVALRDLLDFRGGRAPVQVEDVESITEIRKRLLAPGISLGALSPEAHETLSIAMNRIGAKSDSGEGGEDPARSKPRPNGDNASSAIKQVGSGRFGVTAQYLNDCREIEIKMAQGAKPGEGGQLPGFKVTGLIAKLRHSTPGVTLISPPPHHDIYSIEDLAQLIYDLKQINPEATVTVKLVARSGIGTIAAGVAKAKADCILISGHSGGTGASPQTSVKYAGLPWEMGLAEVHQVLMLNRLRHRVKLRTDGGLKTGRDVVIAAMLGAEEFGIGTASLVAMGCIMVRQCHSNTCPVGVCTQDDKLREKFEGTPEKVINLFSFIAEDVRNILASLGVRTLNEIIGRTDLLHQVSRGADYLDDLDLNPLLAQADPGTHARYCTREGRNEVPETLDAQMIADAKPLFEHGEKMQLHYNVQNTHRAIGTKISSRIVRRFGQETLAHNHLTVRLRGSAGQSLGAFAVKGLKLEVIGDANDYVGKGLSGATIVVRQPPSSQLVSNHNAIIGNTVLYGATSGALYAAGQAGERFAVRNSGAVAVVEGCGSNGCEYMTGGTVVVLGPVGDNFGAGFTGGMAFIYDSDDDFEIRANPDTLTWSRVTEARWHDELLRLVETHARETSSRFAALLLHEWNKALPKFWHVVPKEYAKYLAAPEAATPTMTMVG; translated from the coding sequence ATGACCGACAGGATTGACATCATGGACATCTCGACCGAGAGCGGCGAGCAGTTCGTCACCGCGTGGGCCGAGAACGCCAAGATTCTTGCGCAGACCTACGACGCATCGATGGAGCACGATGCCTGCGGCGTCGGGCTGGTGGCGGCACTCGACGGCAAGCGGCGGCGCGACATCGTCGAGGCCGGGATCGCCGCCCTGCGCGCGGTATGGCATCGCGGCGCGGTGGATGCGGACGGCAAGACCGGTGACGGTGCCGGCATCCATATCGAGATCCCGCAGGACTTTTTTGCCGACGCGATCAGCCGCACCGGCAATAACCCGGACGGCAGCCTGATCGCGGTCGGGCAGGTGTTCCTGCCCAAGACCGATCTCGGTGCGCAGGAGCGTTGCCGGCAGATCGTCGAGACCGAGATCCTGGCGTTCGGCTACGGCATCTATGGCTGGCGGCAGGTTCCGATCGACACTGCCTGCATCGGCGAGAAGGCCAACGCGACCCGGCCCGAGATCGAGCAGATCATGATTCGCAACACGCGCGGATCCGCCGATGTCGATTTCGAGCGCGACCTGTACGTGATCCGCCGGCGTATCGAGAAGCAGGTGATCGCGGCGCAGATCGGCGAGTTCTACATCTGCTCGCTGTCCTGCCGGTCGTTGATCTACAAGGGCATGTTCCTCGCCGAGAACCTGACCGACTTCTATCCGGACCTGCTCGACCAGCGTTTCGTGAGCCGGTTCGCGATCTATCACCAGCGCTATTCGACTAACACCTTCCCGACCTGGAAGCTGGCGCAGCCGTTCCGCAAGCTTGCGCATAATGGCGAAATCAACACGGTGTCCGGCAACACCAACTGGATGAAGAGCCACGAGACCAGGCTCGCCGATCCGGTGCTCGATCCGTTCATGGACGACATCAAGCCGGTGATCCAGGTCGGTGGTTCCGATACCGCAACGCTGGACAACGTGTTCGAGCTGCTGACCTTCACCGGCCGCGATGCGCCGATGGCCAAGGCGCTGCTGGTGCCGGCCGCGATCGCGCAGCCGGGGCAGACCAAGCCCGCGCACAACGCGATGTTCCAGTACTGCAACGCCGTCATGGAGCCGTGGGATGGCCCAGCCGCGATCTGCGGCACGGACGGGCGCTGGGTAATCGCGGGTCTGGATCGCAATGGTTTGCGTCCGCTGCGCTACACCATCACGTCGAGCCAGATGCTGGTGGTCGGGTCCGAGACCGGCATGGTCAAGATCCCCGAGCCCGACATCGTCAGCCGCGGCCGCCTCGGGCCAGGCCAGACCATCGCGCTCGACCTCGACGAGAGCCGGCTGTACGGCGCCGACGAACTGCTCGATGTGTTATCGGCCCGTCAGGACTTCGAGGGCTGGGTCACCCGGATCAACAAGATCGACCGGATCGTGCGCAGCGATTCCATCGAGCCGACCTACTGGACCGGAGAGGAACTGCGCCGGCGCCAGACCGCGGTCGGCACCACGCTCGAGGAACTCGAGATGATCCTGCATCCGATGGTATCGGATGGATCCGAGGCGATCGGCAGCATGGGCGACGATACGCCGCTCGCGGTGTTGTCCGAGCGGTATCGCGGCCTTGCCCATTATTTCCGGCAGGCGTTCAGCCAGGTCACCAACCCGCCGATCGACAGCCTGCGCGAGACCCGGGTGATGAGCCTGGTCACCCGGCTCGGCAATCTCGGCAACGTTCTCGACGAGGACGGCAGCCAGTGCGAACTGCTGCAGCTCGACAGCCCGGTGCTGACCAGCGGCGAATACGAGGCGCTGCTGCAGTTCCTGGGCACCAGCGCCTGCGTCATCGATTGCACCTTTCCGGCCGCCAACGGCGAGGCCGGACTGCGCGAGGCACTGACCCGCATTCGCCGCGAGGCAGAGGAGCGCGTCCGCGAAGGCTGCACGCATGTGTTCCTGACCGACGAGAAACAGGGGCCGGACCAGGCCTACATCCCGATGATCCTGGCGACCGGTGCGGTGCACACGCATCTGGTGGCGACATCGCTGCGCACCTTCACCAGCCTCAATGTGCGGACGGCCGAGTCGCTGGATGTCCATGCAATCGCGGTGATGATCGGCGTGGGTGCGACCACGGTGAATGCCTACCTGGCACAGGAAAGCATCGCGGACCGGCATCGTCGCGGCCTGTTCGGCGATATCCCGCTGCGCACCGCGGTCGAGCGCTATCGCAAGGCGATCGACAAGGGCCTGCTGAAGACCATGTCCAAGATGGGCATCTCGGTGATCGCCTCCTATCGCGGCGGCTATAATTTCGAGGCGATCGGGCTGTCGCGCGCACTGGTGGCGGAGTTCTTTCCTGGCATGCAGTCGCGTATTTCCGGGATTGGCCTGTCCGGCCTGGCGCGCAACGTGCTCGGCTTCCACGAGACGGCATGGCGCGAGGACGCGGTTATGCTTCCTGTTGGCGGGCTCTACAAGCTTCGCCGGCTGGGCGAGGTCCATGCGTTCGATGGCGGCCTGATCCATACGCTGCAGACCGCCGTCGCAAACGACAGCTTCACCACCTATCGCCGTTACGCGGATGCGGTGCGCCGGCAGCCGCCGGTGGCACTGCGCGACCTGTTGGATTTCCGTGGCGGTCGTGCTCCGGTGCAGGTCGAGGATGTCGAAAGCATCACCGAGATCAGGAAGCGCCTGCTGGCACCCGGCATCTCGCTCGGCGCGCTGAGCCCGGAGGCGCACGAGACGCTGTCGATCGCGATGAACCGGATCGGCGCGAAGTCGGACTCTGGCGAGGGTGGCGAGGACCCCGCCCGGTCCAAGCCGCGTCCGAACGGCGACAATGCGTCGTCGGCGATCAAGCAGGTTGGATCGGGACGGTTCGGCGTGACCGCGCAGTATCTCAACGATTGCCGCGAGATCGAGATCAAGATGGCGCAGGGTGCCAAGCCGGGCGAGGGCGGGCAGCTTCCCGGCTTCAAGGTGACCGGTCTGATCGCCAAGCTGCGTCATTCGACACCCGGCGTGACGCTGATCTCGCCGCCGCCGCATCACGACATCTATTCGATCGAGGATCTTGCCCAGCTCATCTACGACCTGAAGCAGATCAACCCGGAGGCGACTGTCACCGTGAAGCTGGTGGCGCGATCCGGCATCGGCACGATCGCCGCCGGCGTGGCCAAGGCCAAGGCTGATTGCATCCTGATTTCGGGCCACTCCGGCGGCACCGGCGCCAGCCCGCAGACGTCGGTCAAGTATGCCGGCCTGCCCTGGGAGATGGGACTGGCCGAGGTGCATCAGGTGCTGATGCTGAACCGGCTGCGGCACCGGGTGAAGCTGCGCACCGATGGGGGACTAAAGACCGGGCGCGACGTGGTGATCGCCGCCATGCTCGGCGCGGAGGAGTTCGGCATCGGCACCGCCAGTCTGGTCGCGATGGGCTGCATCATGGTGCGGCAGTGCCATTCGAACACCTGCCCGGTCGGGGTGTGCACGCAGGACGACAAGCTGCGCGAGAAGTTCGAAGGCACGCCCGAGAAGGTGATCAACCTGTTCTCGTTCATCGCCGAGGATGTCCGCAATATCCTGGCGTCGCTCGGCGTCCGCACGCTGAACGAGATCATCGGCCGCACCGACCTGCTGCACCAGGTAAGCCGGGGCGCCGATTATCTCGACGACCTCGACCTGAACCCGTTGCTGGCACAGGCCGATCCGGGAACGCATGCCCGCTACTGCACCCGCGAGGGACGCAACGAGGTGCCGGAGACGCTGGACGCGCAGATGATTGCCGACGCCAAGCCGCTGTTCGAGCATGGCGAGAAGATGCAGCTGCACTACAACGTGCAGAACACCCACCGCGCGATCGGCACCAAGATCTCCAGCCGGATCGTACGCCGGTTCGGCCAGGAAACCCTGGCGCACAATCACCTGACCGTACGGCTGCGAGGATCGGCCGGGCAGTCGCTGGGGGCCTTCGCGGTCAAGGGACTGAAGCTCGAGGTGATTGGCGATGCCAACGACTATGTCGGCAAGGGCCTGTCCGGGGCGACCATCGTCGTGCGCCAGCCGCCGTCGTCGCAGCTGGTGAGCAACCACAACGCGATCATCGGCAACACGGTGCTGTATGGGGCGACCTCGGGCGCACTCTATGCGGCCGGGCAGGCGGGAGAGCGGTTCGCGGTTCGTAATTCGGGGGCGGTCGCCGTCGTCGAAGGTTGCGGCTCGAACGGATGCGAATACATGACCGGCGGTACGGTCGTGGTACTGGGACCGGTCGGCGATAATTTCGGTGCCGGCTTCACCGGTGGCATGGCGTTCATCTACGACAGCGACGACGATTTCGAGATCCGTGCCAACCCGGACACGCTGACCTGGAGCCGCGTCACCGAAGCGCGCTGGCACGACGAGTTGCTGCGTCTGGTGGAAACCCATGCACGCGAAACCAGCAGCCGGTTCGCGGCCCTGCTGCTGCATGAGTGGAACAAGGCGTTGCCGAAGTTCTGGCATGTGGTGCCGAAGGAATATGCGAAGTACCTCGCGGCACCCGAAGCTGCCACGCCGACGATGACGATGGTTGGCTGA
- a CDS encoding glycosyltransferase 87 family protein, with translation MPPPAISRPQSFTIALVLVTLVMFGWTIQRGQDVNWDLQNYHLYDAYALLHGHLHADVAPGGAQSFLNPLPYLLPYMSRRVLWPIAAGLLVTTTQLAGVMLIWAIAWRTGTDLAHRGWVAVAAALAACTGAIVLTETGTSFCDLVLAAPALSGLLLVLPGAPERQQRRSLRMLVAGFFVGIAVGLKPTNAFLLPALAASAIVASPSETTLTGIVGTLGLLGAGVVLGGTLSDGAWAWLMWRHYSSPMFPFMNTIFQSPSAGLTDFSDPRYHWQGIGHALLLPLALAFGSDAASEIVVRDVRLAVALPVAAFIAAYSACRHLSPRAVSQPPDPLAALAVWLLVGSGFWLLLCPIQRYAVSLEMLAAAIILLAVARTFASHWRLPGVVVALSVLVVTTRSADFFHRPWADRYVPHLPAGVPADQVFGLLSQPQGYWATVAPRPGHAFTLESSLVDQGGHLEQRLDHIVSQAGDRLWLLDFDTEIDPTIRAAMSRHGITLASPCLRTPSMVWLDTVFCHGRLVGARSYAASDLALDKPVLFSSTGSGLIYEISGWYATGRDQTWATSKNAVLAFHTPPTSGKLVLALALNGPQGAPPHRMSAQAGDGPVAKWTLDGKKLEQHLLCVGPGRQRGDVVLVRFETSDIRSLNELHISAEPRHLAFGLQDMTLRQARPQECL, from the coding sequence GTGCCGCCGCCCGCCATCTCGCGTCCGCAATCTTTCACGATCGCGCTCGTGCTTGTCACGCTGGTCATGTTCGGATGGACCATCCAGCGCGGGCAGGACGTCAACTGGGATCTCCAGAACTACCATCTCTACGACGCCTATGCGCTCCTGCACGGTCATCTGCATGCCGACGTGGCGCCAGGTGGCGCGCAGAGTTTCCTGAATCCGCTGCCATACCTGCTACCCTACATGTCCCGGCGGGTGCTTTGGCCGATCGCCGCCGGATTGCTGGTCACCACGACGCAACTGGCCGGGGTGATGCTGATCTGGGCGATCGCCTGGCGAACCGGAACGGACCTTGCTCACCGAGGCTGGGTCGCCGTCGCCGCCGCGCTGGCCGCGTGCACCGGGGCGATCGTGCTGACCGAGACGGGCACCAGCTTTTGCGACCTGGTCCTTGCGGCACCGGCCTTGTCGGGGCTGCTTCTGGTGCTGCCCGGGGCGCCCGAACGCCAACAGCGCCGGTCACTCCGGATGCTGGTCGCAGGCTTCTTCGTCGGCATCGCAGTCGGATTAAAGCCGACGAACGCGTTCCTGTTGCCGGCCCTGGCTGCTTCGGCAATCGTTGCCAGTCCCTCTGAAACGACCTTGACGGGTATCGTCGGAACTCTCGGATTGCTCGGCGCAGGCGTGGTCCTCGGTGGCACACTCTCCGACGGCGCCTGGGCGTGGCTGATGTGGCGACATTATTCGAGCCCGATGTTCCCGTTCATGAACACTATCTTTCAGTCGCCGTCGGCCGGGCTTACGGATTTCAGTGACCCCCGCTACCACTGGCAAGGCATCGGTCACGCGTTGCTGCTGCCGCTCGCGCTGGCGTTCGGCTCGGATGCGGCAAGCGAGATCGTCGTGCGCGATGTCCGCCTCGCGGTAGCGTTGCCCGTCGCAGCGTTCATCGCGGCGTACTCCGCCTGCCGGCATCTGTCCCCCCGTGCCGTATCGCAGCCGCCGGATCCGCTTGCAGCTCTCGCAGTCTGGCTGCTCGTCGGCTCCGGCTTCTGGCTCCTGCTCTGCCCGATCCAGCGCTACGCGGTTTCACTGGAAATGTTGGCCGCCGCGATCATCCTGCTCGCCGTAGCCAGGACGTTCGCCAGCCACTGGCGCCTGCCGGGGGTCGTGGTAGCCCTGTCGGTCCTGGTCGTCACCACCCGGTCCGCCGACTTCTTCCATCGGCCGTGGGCGGACAGATATGTCCCCCATCTCCCTGCAGGCGTGCCTGCGGACCAGGTGTTTGGCCTGCTGTCACAACCGCAGGGCTATTGGGCCACCGTCGCCCCACGGCCCGGTCACGCCTTCACGCTGGAAAGCAGCCTCGTCGACCAGGGCGGCCATCTGGAACAGCGTCTCGACCACATCGTCAGTCAGGCCGGCGACCGCCTGTGGCTGCTCGACTTCGACACCGAGATCGACCCGACGATCCGCGCCGCGATGAGCAGGCACGGGATCACGCTGGCGTCACCGTGTCTTCGGACACCGAGCATGGTCTGGCTCGATACGGTGTTCTGCCACGGCCGTCTCGTCGGTGCGCGCTCCTATGCCGCATCCGACCTAGCGCTGGACAAGCCGGTCCTGTTCTCCTCGACGGGATCAGGCCTGATCTACGAGATCAGTGGCTGGTATGCGACCGGCCGCGACCAGACCTGGGCCACGTCGAAGAATGCCGTGCTGGCGTTCCATACCCCACCGACATCCGGCAAACTCGTCCTGGCGCTGGCCCTGAACGGACCACAGGGTGCGCCGCCGCACCGGATGTCGGCGCAAGCCGGCGACGGGCCGGTCGCGAAGTGGACACTCGACGGCAAGAAACTCGAGCAGCACCTGCTGTGTGTGGGGCCGGGCCGGCAACGGGGAGACGTCGTGCTGGTCCGCTTCGAGACCAGCGATATCCGCTCGCTCAACGAACTGCATATCAGCGCCGAGCCACGACATCTCGCGTTCGGGCTTCAGGACATGACACTACGACAGGCACGTCCGCAGGAATGTCTCTGA
- a CDS encoding NAD(P)-dependent oxidoreductase, which yields MVDRMLQFVSVHQHQPDKRVAAERRHDFDEIYRDFDIPQAEVQSSRCSQCGVPFCSVHCPLSNHIPDWLKLTAEGRLEEAYEVSSATNNFPEICGRICPQDRLCEGNCVIEKGFESVTIGAVERFITDNAWEQGWVKPVRPRQERRESVGIIGAGPGGLAAAEQLRKQGYQVHVYDRYDRVGGLMIYGIPGFKLEKDIVLRRHALLAEGAIEFHLGKGVATEDSDTEISFATLRHRHDAVLIAAGVYKSRELGGPGSGLPGIVKALDYLTVSNRRSLGDDVPEFDSGLLNAAGKNVVVIGGGDTAMDCVRTAVRQGAKSVKCLYRRDRANMPGSLREVKNAEEEGVEFVWLAAPEAFLGDDMVTGVRAVRMKLGLPDASGRQSVDAVEQSGFTLEADIVIKALGFDPEELPTLWGEPALEVSRWGTLKVGQKTFMTSLPGVFAAGDIVRGASLVVWAIRDGRDAAAQMHRWMGARAEQPLSVAAE from the coding sequence ATGGTCGATCGGATGCTGCAGTTCGTGTCGGTGCATCAGCACCAGCCGGATAAGCGGGTCGCCGCCGAGCGTCGGCACGATTTCGACGAGATCTATCGTGACTTCGATATCCCTCAGGCCGAAGTGCAATCGAGCCGTTGCTCCCAGTGTGGCGTACCGTTCTGTTCGGTGCACTGCCCGCTTTCGAACCACATCCCGGACTGGTTGAAGCTCACCGCGGAAGGCCGCCTCGAGGAGGCTTACGAGGTCAGCTCGGCGACCAACAACTTCCCCGAGATCTGCGGCCGGATCTGTCCGCAGGATCGTCTCTGCGAAGGCAACTGCGTTATCGAGAAGGGGTTCGAGAGCGTCACCATCGGCGCGGTGGAACGCTTCATCACCGACAATGCCTGGGAGCAGGGCTGGGTGAAGCCGGTCCGGCCGAGACAGGAGCGTCGGGAGTCGGTGGGTATCATCGGCGCTGGTCCAGGCGGGCTGGCGGCCGCGGAGCAACTCCGCAAGCAGGGCTACCAGGTCCATGTCTACGATCGCTACGACCGCGTCGGCGGGCTGATGATCTACGGCATCCCGGGCTTCAAGCTCGAGAAGGACATCGTGCTGCGTCGCCATGCCTTGCTGGCCGAGGGTGCGATCGAATTCCACCTGGGCAAGGGTGTCGCCACCGAAGACAGCGACACCGAAATCTCGTTCGCGACCCTGCGGCACCGGCACGATGCGGTCCTGATCGCAGCCGGTGTCTACAAGTCGCGCGAACTGGGCGGGCCGGGCTCCGGGCTGCCCGGGATCGTCAAGGCACTCGACTACCTCACCGTCTCGAACCGGCGCTCGCTCGGCGACGACGTGCCCGAGTTTGATAGCGGGTTGCTGAATGCAGCCGGGAAGAACGTCGTGGTGATCGGTGGCGGCGATACCGCCATGGATTGCGTCCGCACCGCTGTCCGCCAGGGTGCCAAGTCGGTAAAGTGCCTGTATCGCCGCGACCGCGCCAACATGCCGGGATCGCTGCGCGAGGTGAAGAACGCCGAGGAGGAAGGCGTCGAGTTCGTCTGGCTGGCGGCGCCCGAGGCGTTCCTGGGCGACGACATGGTCACCGGCGTTCGTGCCGTGCGCATGAAGCTCGGCCTGCCCGATGCATCCGGACGACAATCCGTCGATGCCGTCGAGCAGAGCGGCTTCACCCTGGAAGCAGACATCGTCATCAAGGCGCTGGGCTTCGACCCGGAGGAGCTGCCGACACTGTGGGGCGAGCCGGCGCTCGAGGTGTCCCGCTGGGGCACGCTGAAGGTCGGCCAGAAGACCTTCATGACCAGCCTGCCAGGCGTGTTCGCGGCCGGCGACATCGTTCGCGGCGCCAGCCTGGTGGTGTGGGCGATCCGCGACGGGCGCGACGCCGCGGCACAGATGCATCGCTGGATGGGAGCGCGCGCCGAGCAGCCGCTCTCCGTTGCGGCCGAGTGA